The sequence gggaagCTTAGGCGGTTTCTTTGCAGAACTAGTTTCATGTCAAGGGTTCTTTTCTCTTAGTGCCACCAGAAAAACCAGTCAACATAACCTGCTGGTCCAAAAACATGAAAGACCTCACCTGTAAATGGGCCCCTGGCACGGAAGGCGAGACCTACCTGCACACCAACTACACCCTCAAATACAAACTCAGGTATGGGCAAGCTGCGGGGGAAGGGAGATGAATTCTTTGCTCAGGATAAACAGCACACGCTGGCCTTTTGGGCTGGGGATCTAATACCTTGCAAAGAGACGGTGCCAGTATTAGACAGCAGATGAATGAACCACAGTTCGTGTTAGGAGCAGTTAACTCCTGTGTTAACATGGagggtgcaggggcggctccaggcaccagcgctccaagcacgtccctggggcagcaagccgcaggggtggcctgccggttgccatgagggcagcagtcaggctgcctttggcaggagGCCTGCAGGTCCCGTggttttggcagcaatttggcggcgagtACGCTGAAGGTGCAGGACCatgggacctcccgcaggcatgctgccgaatccaccCGACTGCCGTGTGTGGGATGGCAAAATACATCGAGCCGCTCCTGGGAGGGTGTAGAGTTGGCAGTGCTGTCTATGCCGATCGCTCAACGGATTAATACCAGTAACATCAAAAGCTGCTAGTGAGGAAACCAGACACACCCCTGCACACGCACTAGAGCCAATGTGCATGTGCACAGTTGCGGAAGCAGTTTCAGCTGCCTATGGAAGGTTGGACGGAAACCAAGGGCCAAATTTTCTGCTGGTGCAAACTGACTGAGTTCCCTTGACTCCAGAGCCAATTCACCAGCAGAGAGCTCGACCTGACAGGAGGGCTGGTGCCTCTTGTTTGCAGGTGGTACGGCCGGGATAACACGTGCCAGGAGTATCGCACTGCAGGGCAGTACTCCTGCCACATCCCCAAAGACCTGGCCCTCTTCACGCCCTACGAGATCTGGGTGGAGGCCTCCAACCGCCTCGGCGTGGCTGTCTCTGAAGTCGTCATGCTCGACATTCTGGACGTGGGTGAGACATTGGCTTGTGCCACCCCCTTCCTGCATGGGACCACTACTCGTGTGCTTCCCgcctctctttcctttttcttttttttttttaaaagagtagatttttatttttgagaGGGGGATCTAAATCCTTCAGAAACAATCCATGATCTCcgccctctccccagcccaggaGGGGTTTAGCCACTCCATTGGGTGCTCGGGGGTGGAATCCCAGCCCAAAGGGCTTCCATCGGAACCTCCCATCGCTGCCCGCTCCCCGTGGAACTGGATGCACCATTGTGGGGCTGGACGCCGTGGGGAGCAGTTGTGCACAGGGGACGAGAGGGGAGGCGAAGGATTTCAGTCAAAGTCTGGTGGGAAGGCCTAGGGCGGCCCGTCCCTAATTACCAGCGTGCCTCTGCTCCCAGCTAACCTCCTTCCTCTGGCTGTGCTGGAAGGCGAGACGGGTGGAGCACAGCGGCTCTGGTAATCTGAGCCCCGGCTGCTTGGAGCAGCGCCGACGGGAGTTGGGGGGCTTCTCACGTGCTAAAGAGCTGCTGACACCTCATGGAGAATGTTTCAGCCCATTGCGGCGAGACCTGATCCTTCCTTGAGCCCCCCAGTCTCTgcattcccttcccctcctcccgcaCTGCCTGCAAACAGGAtagtccctgccctgctccttccccacctGGAGCCACAGCCCTCCCAACTGTGATGTCACAGCTGGTTGCTGCGGAGATGACTGTGATGTCACACACAGGGGATCATGACCTCAGCTGCGGGGGAGGCATAGCAGAGCTCCAAGGGGGACCAGGATCCTGGGTTCATGGCATCCTCCCTGGTAATAGAGAAggacagagaagggcagcaggaAATGGACGATATGTGAGCAGAATTGCTTCTAATCTAATTAGGATGTTTCTCCATGTTTTCCTGGAGGCATCTGTTGCTCCTTAACCCTTTCTGCCCCATGAGGCACATGGCTAGGAAAGGAGCTCCACCTCCATCCTGGGGCCTGCTGCCAGGCCCAGgcaaggggggcagggctgccacGACCTGAGACCAGATGTCTAACCTGCATCGCGGAGAATGTAAAACATCCCTGGTTCATGGCCGGAGGAAGAAATGCCTGTTTCCTCTTGTATTGTAGACTTTGGAGGCAGTGTAACCCCAGCACAATGTGCTGATCCATGGGGCCTACCAGGAGGCAGATGTCACATCCCCCTCGCAGGCCAGGAATGGGCAGTTGCTAAGGCCCATAGATcacaatcatagaataccagggttggaggggacctggtcatctagtccaaccccctgctcaaagcaggaccaatccccagacagatttttttccccagacagagttttgccccagttccctaaatggccccctcaaggattgagctcacaaccctgggtttagcaggccaatgctcaaaccactgagctatccctcccttcagTATGGGGAGTGGGTGTCCCACAATGCACAcaccagcaacagcagcaaggCAAGCGAATGCCCCAGGCAATGCCCATCGATTGCCCCAGCAGCCAACAGGGCAAGAGGCTGAAAGAAGGGTTTCATTCAGAGCCCCCCCAAGTCCCAGCTCTCCTCCCTTCCATCTGTGCACCAGGCTGGTCTAGCACAGCAAAACACTGTTGGTGCttggtcctgcacccccagccccaggagggTCAGAGAGGCTCCCCAGTGGCTTGGGTGCTCATCACACCAGCACATCAGCCCCTGAGCTTCCCCCAGGCTGGAGCGTTAGCAGCTCACCTCCGTGGCTAGAGAAGCACCAGTGGGCCCCACAGCCACATGACGCTCCTGCTCCCACATGCTCTGTAAGCCAGTgggctcacccctgcagcgcctcctgctggtcatccatgggaattagctcttccagcatcctggagcgccccctgcaggctggtgatccaccttacTGCTGACCCCTATGTCCCTTCCAGGAtcccagtgcccctttctctgggttgctgtccccctggcagtacccccacactctgggtctccccacccaggagaacccccacccactaacccAGTCCCCATctactgccagtccccatctggcccccctccctggagcagagtgcagtgtcagccactcatcacaggcaagggtgGGCTGCCCTTCTGCAGCTCCAGTACTGTCTTAGGCCCTCAGCTaggcccacagcctggggctttactaggccagagctccccagctcctctggccttcccccagccctgctccgctccgctcccaggaccctgctcagctccctgcaACCAAGCCCTTCTCTccctacaaacagagagagactcctcagcttctggctgccctggccttcttataaggctgGGTTagtctggctggggctggggctggggcatggccacagctgcagccacttcccccaatcagccgggggccttgctcccttccccagccccagccctctccggGGCTGTTTCAAGCCtcgcagggcaggagcgggtaactaCCCTGCCACATGCTCCCTGCATCGCACGCTAGTGGCCACGAGAACGGGAGAGCTGCCTGCATGCAAGATGCTTCTGCACTTTACACCTTACTCTGTCCTGGTATGAAAGTAATGAGGCAGGAGCAGATTCCTGCCTGAAAGCCTCCCCTGGAGGAGCAACCCAATCCCTTCCCAGGCCTTGTGAAAACACAAGCCAGGACCTGGGCACAGCTGCTGTCTGGCCAGGCCCTATTGCTAGTGACTCCCCGTTTCCATGCATACGCCCCATCTATCTCTCTGTGGCACCGTGGGCCCCCCGAAAGTAGCACTCCGGGTTGGGGTGTTCATCTAGGTCCTGccagcagccctctcccaggcACTGCCTGTACTTGGTGCTCTTAACGCATCTCTCCCCCTGGCAGTCACCACCGACCCGCCAGCGGACGTCACAGTGAGCCGAGTTGGGGACCTGGAGGACCAGCTGAGCGTTCGCTGGAGCTCCCCGCCTGCGCTGAAGGATTTTCTGTTTCAGGCCAAGTACCAGATCCAGTACCGGGTGGAGGACAGTTCAGAGTGGAAGGTGAGCATGAGGGAGCAAACACGTGCatggctgggacccaggagactggAGCCGTGCACGCCTGCTTATAGAGGGACTGGCCTGGTCCTGGGGCTCAAAGCCCTGCCTGGGCCTGGCCTGTCCCTTGCTCAGCGTGGGAGCCACGTGGCTCTCTGAGCATCCTTCCTCCCTGCGGAACAAGCTCTGAGTGGATCTCTGGGCATCAAGGGAAGGCATACTCCAGGGCACAGCTGCCAGCTCTGCTACAGGCCTGGAACCCACCTTCCTCCTCTCCTGGCAGGTGGTTGACGACGTAGGGAACCAGACATCCTGCCGGCTGGCAGGGCTGCGGCCCGGCACCGTGTACTTCGTCCAAGTTCGGTGTAACCCCTTCGGGATCTACGGCTCTAAAAAGGCCGGGATCTGGAGCGATTGGAGCAACCCCACGGCGGCCTCAACCCCTCGGAGCGGTGAGCAGCACGGCCCTGCAGCAATAACCATggcgggggagaagggaaggggccCCTCTGAGTCCTCcacaccagcccggcctgcaggtcacaggggaggaggctggggcaATGTCCAGCCCTGGGGCATCTGCCAGGGACCCAGCTCCCAGCTGATCTGCATGGGTCACTGGAGAGCAGGACCCAGGCTCCTCCAGCGGGAGAGACTGCAGCAAGGGGCCTCAGGCTGGCAGCGGGTACTTGGCCCATGGGCCTGGCTGCCAGGAGGCACATGGGCTCCCAGCTGGCGGGAGCCAGGTGAATGGCCTTGGCCATGAGGTACCTCGGGATTGCGGTGCTGGGGGCACTGGACACGGCACTTCCCTGCAGGATGGTCGGAACCAGCCATGCCCTGTCCAAGAGGTGCTGCCTGGCCTGGGCTGAGGGTTATCTCCCTCATGCTCCCCCTCAGATGGTGCCTGGGGGCTCTGACAGCTGGGGCAGCTGCTATGGAAAGGCCCAGCCCCGGCTCCATTGCAGCCAGCACGGCAACTCCACCTTCTCCAGCTGAGGATGTCGCTCATCACAGTCCCCCCAGTTCATTTGCCTTGGAGGGGTCCCTCCGGGCTCCCCAGCAGGCCGAGCGCCTCTGCAACACCCCACACGTCCCTCAGCCCGGGGTGGGGAGCAAGAGACCAGGCCGGAAATCCAGCCCAGAGCCGACTCCCCCATTCCCCCTGGAGATGTAACTTTCCTTGGCGTGCCGGGGGTCTTGGCACCCCACCAGCTGTTGGAGTTCAGGgtcacccctccccgccccttggCTCTGGCAGTAATTAGATTAGCATTCAGTCCTGCTGGGGCAGCCATTCCTCCCGCGCCATATGCAAATTGGCTGCTGTTCGCATTGTCTTTTGGGGCAGTGGggttgggaagggagggggcaggtggggtgggggccgggCAGGCTGCAGAGGCCCCAGCAGCCCAGCCTCTGCTTCCCCACTTTCCGGAGAGCGCTGGACGTGCGGAGAGGTTGTTCCCCCCTTGGCCCCGCTCTGTGCCCGGCACCTGGATTTCTTGCAAAGGAGCCAATTTGGAGCTCTGATTTCCCAGCAGGGAGAGCGTGAACCTTGTTTCCACCCCTCCCGCCGCGCCAGCACGGCCCGGCCGTTCAGCAGGGTTCGCCTGCCCTTATTTATGATGTGACGTCGATGTCACGCCTTCCTTGGGCATTTGTAACACAGGATCAGTGGGGGaacagctctgccccaccctaGCCCTCGCTGGGGGACCTGCAGGCTCAGCCTCTGGACTGCACTACAGGGGGAGCCTGGGACCTGCCAGTGCAAGGACAGggatccccacagctgcccccagcCAGGAAAAGTCGCTGGGGGCTCAGCGCCGGAGGGAGGGGGATTCTTAGGCAGACAGAAGATTTTAGGTTACATTTGGAGGCATTAAAACTCAGGAGGGTCCTGTCTAGACAGCTTTGCAAATCGCCTTCCCAGGCATCAcaggcccagccccagggagctGGGGTAGGAGCCTTCCTGCTTCCACAGGTGAGCTAAGCAGCAGGGAACATGGACCGAGGAGAAATGGCCCCCTTGTGTCAGCTCCAGAATGGCAGGGTTCCCGCCCCGCCCTCTGGTGCTGGCACTGCCACAGCTGCACCCCGGGCGGCAGTTCCCATGTTGCTCATGAAACCCAGAACATGGCCAAAGATGAGCACGTCTGGGGCCACAGATGTGCCAGGGTTCGTGGCCATCCTCCCCCCAGTATCCCGAGCCCCAGCAGCACCGCTCTGACCCCCTCTGCTCTCCCTGGCCCAGATCGGCTCCCGGGCGTGTGCGACCCCAAGAGCGGCGAGCACAACACCACGCTGCGGCGGGAGCTCAAGCAGTTCTTTGGCTGGGTGAAGAAACACGCCT comes from Gopherus flavomarginatus isolate rGopFla2 chromosome 24, rGopFla2.mat.asm, whole genome shotgun sequence and encodes:
- the CRLF1 gene encoding cytokine receptor-like factor 1 isoform X2 — protein: MITFLFLWLCLPRVESLTYPAVISPQDPTLVIGSSLIAACSVNSDLHLKAEDLYWTLNGRRLPPESYKVLNGTTLSVALANLNGSRQQSGDNLVCHSRDGSILAGSCLYVGLPPEKPVNITCWSKNMKDLTCKWAPGTEGETYLHTNYTLKYKLRWYGRDNTCQEYRTAGQYSCHIPKDLALFTPYEIWVEASNRLGVAVSEVVMLDILDVVTTDPPADVTVSRVGDLEDQLSVRWSSPPALKDFLFQAKYQIQYRVEDSSEWKVVDDVGNQTSCRLAGLRPGTVYFVQVRCNPFGIYGSKKAGIWSDWSNPTAASTPRSDRLPGVCDPKSGEHNTTLRRELKQFFGWVKKHAYGCSNLSIKLYDQWRVWLQKSHKTRNQVGAARR
- the CRLF1 gene encoding cytokine receptor-like factor 1 isoform X1 yields the protein MITFLFLWLCLPRVESLTYPAVISPQDPTLVIGSSLIAACSVNSDLHLKAEDLYWTLNGRRLPPESYKVLNGTTLSVALANLNGSRQQSGDNLVCHSRDGSILAGSCLYVGLPPEKPVNITCWSKNMKDLTCKWAPGTEGETYLHTNYTLKYKLRWYGRDNTCQEYRTAGQYSCHIPKDLALFTPYEIWVEASNRLGVAVSEVVMLDILDVVTTDPPADVTVSRVGDLEDQLSVRWSSPPALKDFLFQAKYQIQYRVEDSSEWKVVDDVGNQTSCRLAGLRPGTVYFVQVRCNPFGIYGSKKAGIWSDWSNPTAASTPRSDRLPGVCDPKSGEHNTTLRRELKQFFGWVKKHAYGCSNLSIKLYDQWRVWLQKSHKTRNQVLPGDKL
- the CRLF1 gene encoding cytokine receptor-like factor 1 isoform X3, which translates into the protein MHGCFANPAVISPQDPTLVIGSSLIAACSVNSDLHLKAEDLYWTLNGRRLPPESYKVLNGTTLSVALANLNGSRQQSGDNLVCHSRDGSILAGSCLYVGLPPEKPVNITCWSKNMKDLTCKWAPGTEGETYLHTNYTLKYKLRWYGRDNTCQEYRTAGQYSCHIPKDLALFTPYEIWVEASNRLGVAVSEVVMLDILDVVTTDPPADVTVSRVGDLEDQLSVRWSSPPALKDFLFQAKYQIQYRVEDSSEWKVVDDVGNQTSCRLAGLRPGTVYFVQVRCNPFGIYGSKKAGIWSDWSNPTAASTPRSDRLPGVCDPKSGEHNTTLRRELKQFFGWVKKHAYGCSNLSIKLYDQWRVWLQKSHKTRNQVLPGDKL